GTCAGCGACATGAAGGCGGCCATCGAGGCGGGCGAGAAGGTCGCGGTCATGTTCGGCGGCGAAAAGTCAGGCCTGCCCAATGAGGCGGTCAACATGGCCGATGTCATCATTACCCTGCCGGTCGACCGTTCCTTCTCCTCGCTCAACCTGGCCCAGGCCGTCGCCGTGATCGCCTATGAATGGACCGCCGGCGAGGGCGCCCCGGCCGAGTTCGAACCGGTCTCCGATGTTGCCAAACGCGAAGACCTGGAACGCATGTTCGAGCATTTCGAAACCGAGCTCGAGCGGGCCGGCTTCTTCCACCCGCCGTCCAAGACCCCGCTCATGGTGCAAAACCTGCGCAATGCCTTCATCCGTGGGCGCTGGACAGAGCAAGAGGTGCGCACCTTCCGCGGAGCGGTCAAAGCGCTGACGCTGGGGCGTGGCAAGGCGCGGATCGTCCGTGAGGATTGACGGGGGAGGGACGCCTTCCTCCGCGATTTGCCCCGCTATTGCGACAGGGCCTGCCAGAGCTCGAAATTGAAGCCGGGCGCCTCGAAATTCTTCGCATTGCCCTGGCTGGCGACAGTGAGCCCGGTGGCGCTGTCATGGAGGACCGCGGAGCGGTAGCCGCCGAAATCGCCACCATGTGCGATGCGGTAGTGCCCTTCGCCAGTGACACGGACATAGATGCCGAGCCCATAGCCGGAAGGTCCGCCTGGCTCGAAGGCGTTGTAGTCCGCGCGCATGATGCGGCCCTCGGCCTCGAACATGCCGCCAGCGCCGAGCGCGCTGTACAGGGTGACAAGGTCCTGCGGCGTGGTCACCCAGCCGCCGGCGGTCCATTCATGGTCGAGATTTTGCGACAGGCGGCCATCGCGAGCGGTCGGCGCAAGGCCAAACCAGCCGCGTCGATGGCCGTTGGCGAGGCGTGCAAAATCGCGGCCCCTCAGGGGCTCGGTCCGTGACAGGCCGAGCGGGGCGATGATGCGGTCCTGCGCGAGGGCGTAGAAGGTTTCGCCGGTCGCTGCCTCGATGACCAGGCCGACCAGGATATAGTCGGTGTCGGAATAGGAAAAATGCTGGCCGAGCGGACCTTCGGCGCCGTCGCCGGCAACAAATCCGACCGTGTCGTCCGGCGTGAAGCCGCGTTGACCGCGTGTCAGGCCGGCCAGGAAGAAGTCGAGATCTTCCAGATAGTCCGGCACACCGGCCGAGTGATTGAGCAGGTGGCGCAGCGTCATCCCGTCATGATTGGCCAGTGCCGGCCACCAGTCCCGTCCGGACAACCAGGTTTCCACCGGGGCGTCGAGATCGAGCACGCCTTCTTCGGCGAGCTGGACCGCGACCAGGGCGGTGATCGTCTTGCCGACACTGCCGGACAGGAAGCGGGTTTCCGGCTCGACCGGTGCATTGTGGCGCCGATCCGCCAAGCCGGCCTGATGGTCGAGCCGCGTGCCGTCGGGCAGCAGGAGGCTGGCGGATAGGCCGGGAGCAAGCTCGTCGGCAATGGCAGCATCGATCCGCGTCCGCAAGACCGTCTCGGGGTCGGATTGCGCGTAGGCGGCGGTGGAAATGAGTGTGGCCAGGAGACCGGATATCAGGTGTCGCATCCGGCTTCTGTAGGATAGCCGGCGAGGCGAAACAAGCGTCCGCCAGAGGTCCGGTTCACCGGCGCAAGACCGCGAGAATTTGGGCAAGCCGAAATCCGGACGGGCCTGCCGATTGCGGCGGGCTCAGCCTTTGATCATGCGTGCGGTCCAAAAAGCCCGGTCGGTGGATGAAAGCTCCAGTGACGCGATCAGGTCTGTATCGCTTTGAGCTGCGTCCCCGTCCATAGCCCGGACCAGAATCGCTTCCATCAAACGTGCATTGCGCAGGATTTCTGCTGCGTCCATCGAGCCGGGAAAGATGCGTGCCTCGACGGTGTGTTTTCCGGGCAGGGCGTGAGCGATGTTGAGGAAGTTGAAGTCGGCGTATTTGGTCGGTTTGGTGTCGACCAGCATTTGGCGGGCCTTGTCCCAATCGGCGGACCGGAAGGCCTCGCTGCGGACCCGCTTCACAATCTCGTCCGCGATCGGTCCCAGACGGACGCAGGCCGGATTGGTGCCGACCAGATCGCGCAGATGAACGCCGTTTCGGTGAAGCGTCTCCACCAGTCGTGACACGATGCTCGCGTCGCACAGCGGACCGGCGTCGAAATGGATATGCACAGCCGCTTCCTTCGGCACGGTGAAGCCGAGGGCTGCCGCGTCGGCCAACAGGGCGGTCAGGGCTGTCTCAGGGTCAGCCTCATAGGGCGGGGTGATGATCTCGCAGGGGCGTTCGCGCTCGCCGGGCAGCGGGGCGACCATGGCGATGGAGCGGGCTGCGCGGTCCACGACTTTGGCGATGCCGCCCTCGGCATGATCAAGCTCGGTGCCGAAGAGGGCGGCGACAGGGGCCAGCACATTGGCGAGGTCTGCATCGGGGTCGCAATGCTCGGTCACGAGCGCCAGCAGGCGAGCATCATCGCTCAGGATCCGCATCCAGCCGGGCAAGGGTGCTGCCAGCGGGTTGAGGCCGTCGCGCAGGGTGAGGTCATCAACGCACAGCGCGACCCGTTCGCCAGCGGCATCCAAAGCCTCGTAGCCCAGCACCAGGTTTTCAAACACCGGCATGCCGGGCACGAGGCTGGGTTCGGACTGGGGATAGAAAACGGTCTTCACACGGCCGCCCACCCGCTGGGCTATCCGCTCGGCCAGGTCGCGTCGGCTGAGGCCCTGCGGGGCCATCAGCTCGATCTCGAAACCCTGTTTCCAGGGGCGACGCTGTGTCGAGCCGGTCATGTCTGTCTCCGCGCTGCCGGGCCTGAGTTTGTGGGTGCAATCTGGCAGTGAACCGGCC
The window above is part of the Maricaulis maris MCS10 genome. Proteins encoded here:
- a CDS encoding RNA methyltransferase; this translates as MTQNSATPAFILHTPQLGENIGAAARVMGNFGLPELVVVDPRDGWPNDKAVTMSAGSPVLGNARVEYRLGDAIHDTTRLYATTARPRGMEKPVMTAREAVSDMKAAIEAGEKVAVMFGGEKSGLPNEAVNMADVIITLPVDRSFSSLNLAQAVAVIAYEWTAGEGAPAEFEPVSDVAKREDLERMFEHFETELERAGFFHPPSKTPLMVQNLRNAFIRGRWTEQEVRTFRGAVKALTLGRGKARIVRED
- a CDS encoding amidoligase family protein, with the translated sequence MTGSTQRRPWKQGFEIELMAPQGLSRRDLAERIAQRVGGRVKTVFYPQSEPSLVPGMPVFENLVLGYEALDAAGERVALCVDDLTLRDGLNPLAAPLPGWMRILSDDARLLALVTEHCDPDADLANVLAPVAALFGTELDHAEGGIAKVVDRAARSIAMVAPLPGERERPCEIITPPYEADPETALTALLADAAALGFTVPKEAAVHIHFDAGPLCDASIVSRLVETLHRNGVHLRDLVGTNPACVRLGPIADEIVKRVRSEAFRSADWDKARQMLVDTKPTKYADFNFLNIAHALPGKHTVEARIFPGSMDAAEILRNARLMEAILVRAMDGDAAQSDTDLIASLELSSTDRAFWTARMIKG
- a CDS encoding serine hydrolase domain-containing protein — its product is MRHLISGLLATLISTAAYAQSDPETVLRTRIDAAIADELAPGLSASLLLPDGTRLDHQAGLADRRHNAPVEPETRFLSGSVGKTITALVAVQLAEEGVLDLDAPVETWLSGRDWWPALANHDGMTLRHLLNHSAGVPDYLEDLDFFLAGLTRGQRGFTPDDTVGFVAGDGAEGPLGQHFSYSDTDYILVGLVIEAATGETFYALAQDRIIAPLGLSRTEPLRGRDFARLANGHRRGWFGLAPTARDGRLSQNLDHEWTAGGWVTTPQDLVTLYSALGAGGMFEAEGRIMRADYNAFEPGGPSGYGLGIYVRVTGEGHYRIAHGGDFGGYRSAVLHDSATGLTVASQGNAKNFEAPGFNFELWQALSQ